Proteins co-encoded in one Benincasa hispida cultivar B227 unplaced genomic scaffold, ASM972705v1 Contig55, whole genome shotgun sequence genomic window:
- the LOC120069706 gene encoding SNW/SKI-interacting protein A-like yields MATLKDLLPAAKSTTVTHYDHSNDPWFKQRFSSSEAEQTSVAKANPVPPYLKRSGFVPRRAEDFGDGGAFPEIHIAQYPHDMGRDKSSKPGSKILPVTVDAHGNVAYDAIVKQNENSRKIVYSQHKDLIPKILKNDEESDEDEELQKEIEETTEETKSALEKIVNVRLSAAQPKNVAKQSSDSKFIKYKPSQQSAAFNSGAKERIIRMVEMSVDPLEPPKFKHKRVPRASGSPPVPVMHSPPRPVTVKDQQDWKIPPCISNWKNPKGYTIPLDKRLAADGRGLQEVQINDNFAKLSEALYVAEQKAREAVAMRSKVQKEMLMKQKEKKELELRALAQKARSERTGAAPPSAVHYSSERSTVDRDTSEINGEFERVREKERDLPKESREEREERLQREKIREERRRERERERRLEAKDAAMGKKSKITRDRDRDISEKVALGMASTGAGREGEVMYDQRLFNQDKGMDSGFATDDQYNIYDKGLFTAQPTLSTLYRPKKDADSDMYGGADEQLDKIMKTDRFKPDKSFSGTAERSGPRDRPVEFEREVEEADPFGLDQFLTEVKKGKKAMDKVGSGGTMRASGGSSMRDGYDGGSGRTRIGFERGH; encoded by the coding sequence ATGGCAACTCTGAAAGACCTTCTTCCTgctgcaaaatcaacaactgtGACACACTATGATCACTCAAATGATCCATGGTTCAAGCAGCGGTTTAGTTCATCAGAAGCAGAGCAAACTTCTGTTGCTAAGGCCAATCCTGTGCCGCCTTACTTGAAGCGTAGTGGCTTTGTTCCACGGAGAGCAGAGGATTTTGGAGATGGTGGTGCTTTCCCAGAGATTCACATTGCTCAATACCCGCATGACATGGGTAGAGACAAATCATCAAAGCCTGGATCAAAGATTCTTCCTGTTACCGTAGATGCTCATggaaatgttgcatatgatgctaTTGTCAAACAGAATGAAAATTCTAGAAAGATTGTTTATTCACAACACAAAGACCTCATTCCAAAGATCTTGAAAAATGACGAAGAGagtgatgaagatgaagagttGCAGAAAGAGATTGAAGAAACAACCGAGGAAACAAAGTCTGCACTTGAAAAAATAGTGAATGTAAGATTGAGTGCAGCTCAGCCTAAAAATGTAGCCAAGCAATCATCAGATTCAAAATTTATCAAGTATAAGCCATCTCAGCAGTCGGCAGCTTTTAATTCAGGTGCCAAGGAGAGAATCATTAGAATGGTGGAAATGTCGGTAGATCCGCTCGAGCCTCCGAAGTTCAAGCATAAGCGTGTTCCTAGAGCTTCTGGGTCTCCCCCTGTGCCTGTCATGCATTCCCCTCCTCGTCCTGTCACCGTGAAGGATCAGCAGGACTGGAAGATACCACCTTGTATTTCAAATTGGAAGAATCCAAAAGGTTATACAATTCCACTTGACAAGCGCCTTGCAGCTGATGGGAGAGGCCTTCAAGAAGTTCAAATCAACGATAATTTTGCAAAGCTATCTGAAGCACTATATGTTGCAGAACAGAAAGCAAGAGAAGCAGTTGCAATGAGATCTAAGGTTCAGAAAGAAATGCTCATGAAgcagaaggagaagaaggagttggagcttcgagccttaGCTCAAAAGGCTCGATCTGAGAGGACTGGTGCTGCACCTCCTTCTGCAGTTCATTATTCATCTGAGAGGAGCACTGTTGATAGAGATACTTCTGAGATAAATGGGGAGTTTGAGCGTGTTAGAGAAAAGGAGAGAGATTTACCAAAGGAGTCGAGGGAAGAAAGGGAAGAGCGGTTGCAGCGTGAGAAGATTCGTGAGGAACGACGTCGAGAGAGGGAAAGGGAAAGAAGGTTGGAGGCCAAAGATGCAGCAATGGGGAAGAAGAGCAAGATTACAAGAGATCGAGATCGTGATATTAGTGAGAAGGTTGCACTTGGTATGGCTTCTACTGGAGCAGGTAGAGAAGGAGAAGTTATGTATGATCAGAGGCTATTTAACCAAGATAAAGGAATGGACTCAGGATTTGCCACCGACGACCAGTACAATATATACGACAAGGGTTTGTTTACCGCTCAACCCACTCTCTCAACCCTTTACAGACCTAAGAAAGATGCTGACTCTGACATGTATGGAGGTGCTGATGAACAGTTAGACAAGATTATGAAAACCGATCGCTTCAAACCAGACAAGTCATTTTCAGGCACTGCAGAAAGGTCTGGACCTAGAGACAGACCGGTTGAGTTTGAAAGAGAAGTCGAAGAAGCTGATCCATTTGGACTCGATCAGTTCTTGACTGAAGTGAAGAAAGGTAAGAAAGCTATGGATAAAGTTGGCAGTGGTGGGACAATGAGAGCCAGTGGTGGTTCATCAATGCGTGACGGCTACGATGGCGGTTCGGGTAGAACTCGCATTGGATTTGAAAGAGGGCATTAG
- the LOC120069709 gene encoding protein phosphatase 1 regulatory inhibitor subunit PPP1R7 homolog, whose product MAAATESSPVLESKEADLNSTVLDLTSFQLHDLDSIELPSSLTELDLTANRLSNLDPRIGKLSNLRKLSLRQNLINDAAVESLSHWNALSGLEELVLRDNQMTKIPDASIFKKLLVFDVSFNEITSLHGLSKVSNTLKELYVSKNEVTKMEELDHFLQLQILELGSNRLRVMENIENLTNLKELWLGRNRIKAVNLCGLKCLKKISLQSNRLTSMTGFQDCVALEELYLSHNGISKIEGVSTLVNLRILDVSSNKLMSVSDIQNLTCLEDLWLNDNQIESLETIAEDVAGSREKLTTIYLENNPCAKTPNYSARLREIFPNIQQIDSEIFTKNF is encoded by the exons ATGGCCGCTGCAACCGAATCATCGCCAGTTTTAGAATCGAAGGAGGCTGATCTCAATTCTACGGTTCTTGATCTCACCAGCTTTCAGCTCCATGACCTCGACTCTATCGAGTTGCCTTCGAGTTTAACGGAATTGGACCTGACTGCAAATCGACTTTCGAATTTGGACCCTCGGATTGGAAAGCTCTCGAACCTGAGGAAGCTCTCTCTTCGTCAGAATCTCATCAATGATGCTGCCGTTGAATCGCTCTCTCACTGGAACGCACTCTCAGGTCTCGAG GAACTTGTTCTCAGAGACAATCAAATGACGAAAATACCTGATGCGAGCATATTCAAGAAGCTTTTGGTATTTGATGTTTCTTTCAACGAAATCACTTCGTTACATGGCTTGTCGAAGGTCTCCAATACACTGAAGGAACTTTATGTATCTAAGAATGAAGTTACTAAAATGGAAGAGCTAGATCACTTCCTTCAGTTGCAGATTCTTGAGCTTGGTTCCAATAGACTACGG GTAATGGAGAATATTGAAAACTTAACCAATTTAAAGGAGCTATGGTTAGGGCGTAAccggattaaggcagtaaaCCTTTGTGGACTGAAATGTCTCAAGAAAATTAGTTTGCAAAGCAACCGTTTGACTTCAATGACAGGATTTCAA GACTGTGTTGCTTTGGAAGAACTATATCTCAGCCATAATggaatttcaaaaattgaaggTGTTTCAACTTTAGTCAATCTTCGGATATTGGATGTCTCATCAAATAAGCTAATGAGTGTGAGTGACATTCAAAATCTGACATG TTTAGAAGATTTATGGCTTAACGACAACCAAATTGAATCACTTGAAACCATTGCTGAGGATGTTGCTGGTTCAAGAGAGAAACTAACAACCATCTACCTTGAGAACAATCCATGT GCAAAGACTCCCAACTATAGTGCCAGACTAAGAGAGATCTTCCCAAACATACAGCAAATTGATTCGGAGATCTTTACTAAGAACTTTTGA